In Phragmites australis chromosome 18, lpPhrAust1.1, whole genome shotgun sequence, the genomic window ATTTTCCCTCAAGCAGAGCTCTGTCAGTGGCATCGAAAATGTAGATCCTCACCGGCACAACCGCATCGCTCCAGTCGAGCCACATCACCGTGTACCGCAAGAACAGCTTCCTCGCCTCACCATTGAACCCTTCCCTCACCTTGCACTGGGTCTGATCATAGCAGCAGCGCAGGCCACCGGTGTAGTCCTTCACGATGTCACGACCGTACTCATCGACCGTGACATTGTACAGATCACACTTGCACTCGGTGCACCCCAGCTTGTCGGTCACACCCCTCGTGTCAATGGCGTGGACATTTAGCAACCATTTCTCCTCATAACCCTCAGGGGGGCTCTCCGGGTTGCCAATCTCAATTCCATAAGGATCAGGGACCCAAGTGGCGGTGTGCCGGGTCTCGGACCCCAGCCCATAGTACTGTCCCAATGTGTGATTGCACACACCGGAGTTCCTTGCCAGGATCATCTTTGGAAGCTTCTGCACATCGGCGATGGCATCGTTCTTGGGAGCGTAGTATGGTTCCACAACCCAATGGTGCAGGTAGGTCTCATGGAGAGGGACAGGGACACCGTGCTCATCGATGACCTCGCCATTGAAGCTCTTGAGCGCCAGGTGACCTCTGGGGAACTCGATGTCAAAGTTCCATTTGTTTGAGACCGAGCCGGGGCGCAGGGAGAAGGGTGGAGACAGGAACGTCTTGGATTTCAGTAG contains:
- the LOC133898945 gene encoding uncharacterized protein LOC133898945, producing MKMSLFLVLLITFLSAIGTLPSEAFNVRGPLLKSKTFLSPPFSLRPGSVSNKWNFDIEFPRGHLALKSFNGEVIDEHGVPVPLHETYLHHWVVEPYYAPKNDAIADVQKLPKMILARNSGVCNHTLGQYYGLGSETRHTATWVPDPYGIEIGNPESPPEGYEEKWLLNVHAIDTRGVTDKLGCTECKCDLYNVTVDEYGRDIVKDYTGGLRCCYDQTQCKVREGFNGEARKLFLRYTVMWLDWSDAVVPVRIYIFDATDRALLEGKSEPACKVEYQVEECSSENRAQNDCVDVKVAKQVLPRGGDIVFGVAHQHSGGIGASLHGEDGRLLCASMTTYGEGREAGNEAGYIVGMSTCYPKPGTVQVLDGEVLTVVSNYSSERQHTGVMGLFYILVAEHEQEPVANKPALCFSFPVSWCLPAWMSSNL